Sequence from the Panicum virgatum strain AP13 chromosome 5N, P.virgatum_v5, whole genome shotgun sequence genome:
AATTCCGTGGGATGGTTCTAGCTCTGACAATTGTTGTGCTGCTACTTTGTTTTTGGAATCAGAGTCGTCAATATGCAACTTCAAAGCCTGAAATTACAATTTTCACTCTATCAGTGAGGCAATGGGGTAAATAAATGCCAACTAGACTATTAATAAGCCGCCTGGCCAATTTTTCCAGACTCCAACTGAGTTGGGCTTGATTTGTCCAGGGCAATTCATCATACTAAAATAAATAGGTAAACAATATTTTATTGCTGCACATACATGACATCAATATTGTTTTGTAGGGGGTAATGGATACACCTTAATATTAACCATGAAAACCAAAATCTAAAGTGCCACTGTATATGATACACACTCAAATGGCAGTACTTTAAGCAGACAAAAAGGATTCACatcagagaaaagaaaaaccttTAATCGAGATGATTTGGCATTGAGCACAGCACCAGCAAGATCAGAATCTGTAGTCAGGAGCACCTTGTCACCTTCATCATCCTCATACTGCATAGAACAACAGCATCAAATTTTAGCTGCTGCAATTATAGTATACACAGTATTCTAAAAAAGCTCACACATTAAATTCAGCAGTGCTTGAGAACAATAGAATACACAATTGAAGTACATAATTCTTCATGAAGATGCAGTAGTGAATCTAAAATTTGTATATCAGACACAGAGCACCTGGTTCTTCTCTATAAATGCCTACACAAAGTTGAAAGCATAGGGATGCCAAATGAGTCAAGCTTACCAAAAGTTGAACTGTGCTCTTATCACCACCAATGCCTAATCTTTGCATTATAGAAGATATCAACTCATCTAAACTCTTAGACCCTGGAAATTGAACAAATAAGTTTTTAGCTGAAGCAAATGAACCACACTTACATCTCAAATAACTTCAGAGTCAGCACCTACCACAAGTAAATCTATGCAAACGTCCATTCTGGTCCCGAAGTTTAAAGACAAATGAATTACCAACAGCAGGAGGATACATACTGCTCCTGCCATCCCCAGCCTCTGATGGCGTTACTAAAGATAAATCACTGCACAAAGCAATAGTTAAGGTAGGCATTGTATTTGAGAGGGAATACAAAAAGGAAATATTAACAAGACCTGTGACTATCAAAATCCTCGTCTGGAGGCTCTAGAGCAAGAGCGGAGTTCCAGAATTTCTGCATCATTGTGTTCGCCACATCATTTGCTGTCCCAGGACCTCCTTCAAAGTTCAGACAGAAAAACATGCCATGAACCAAGATTACTAGGAAAGTCGACACAAAAAAGGGAGGGAAAGCATGGGCCATAGAGAGAGACCATTGAAATGGCTGCATGAGTAAGATGCAGAACATCCAAGCAAGCAGCGACCCGGCCATCTGTTCACAGTGGGAAAAAATCGGATGCTCAATATGAATACCAAAGGAGGAAACTTTAGGTCGAGAAGCATAAATGTTTACCTCCATCGAGAACAGGAATATGCAAGAATTTGCCATCATTTCCAGCCATTGCTCTCGGACAGGCCATCTTCCTCCTCGCAGCTGACGGTGGCCGCCGATGAGACGGCGATGCCTGATGTTGAGAAGTGGAGGGGGCCCTAGGGAGATCCAGACTGTACCTCTGATTCCGCATCctcccggccggaatcgccggTCCAGAGCTGCACCGTGCTCATCCACTTGCTCTTGTCCCCGGCAGCGCCATCCTCCTCCGTTGCCTTGCGATCGTTCTTCGTCTTCGTCCCCGCCTCCGCCTTCATGACATCGATCACTGCGCACACGCCGCAGCATCGCCGCATAAAAAAACCGCCCCCAAAAAGGAAAGGCACAAGAACAAAAGAACAAAAAAGAGAGTAAATTTCCTCACCTTCGGCGAGGAGGCGCGCGCAGAGCGGGAGCTCCCGCCTGAACATCTCGATCTTGCCCCGCTCCTCCTCGAGGCGGCGGATGCAGGCGTCCACGTCCGACGCCGGCATGTCCCTGGCCTGCTGGACGGCCTTGGAGGCGAAGTACCTCAGATCCAGGCTCAAATCGGAACCCATTCTGATCTCCAAGATGTCAAGCCCCATCGGAATGGATGGATTGAATTGAATTGAATCTACGCTGTCCTGTGTATTGGAAGGGGGAGCTGTGAGGCGGATGGGAACGGAGGAGGGTGAGTCGAGGACGCGGCACAGCAGCGACAGGCTACCACCGGGACGGCAGGAGGGGGGCAAGGGCACCCGACACTGGAGCTCGCCGGGTCGGCACGGGACGAAAAAATGACGCGTCGACAGAAGGGTGGGGCCGGGGCCGCAGCGCCTCACCGGGGAGGGCGCTGGGGTGGGCGGCGCAGAGCCTCACATggacagcaagaggagaagaggACACCCGCCGGGGAGGGAATGGCGCGGGCCGGCGGGAGCAGGAGCTGCAACTCGCCGGGCGGCACGGACGCCGGCGATGCAGGGAATCGCGCGGGCCAGTGGCGCTGGGCGGGGCGGGCGTAGGGAAacagggggccggcggcgcagggaatCGCGGGCCAGCAGGGCAGCGGCGCTGGGCGGGGCGGACGCAGGGAAACaggggggccggcggcgcagggaatCACGGAGCCGGCAGGGAAAAACCGCTCGGATGTGGTGGCGAGAAAACCGGGCGGGGCCGCGGGAGGTGGGAACGGCGCAAGGGGGGAAAACGGATGTGAAGATGCGTGCGGGTCGGATCCGGGGGGTCGGATCGGGGGTTGGCTCGGGTATGGAATTCCTTATTCCATACCCAGGGTTCCTAATAgagttactatatatatatatatatatatatatatatatatatatatatatatatataactcacattgtaacattttgctacgatgcagcaaagagatcaaagCCCttataaccgcgagacacggcgaatcgatccgatttaaccttgcaaggtggacctaaccaacacggcacgcaaaagccccgtcggaccccacgtaccgacctttcccctccccgcctcgaactacataACCGCCCCACCTATATATAGTCAGttgagctcaacgtgagaccaccaaaagtaaacatatgcatcccgtttctccgcgactactcgactcgacctaaggggtggtgatgaagttctgtactttcgaagcgaagCAGTACTCGACTtatcggtttcgactacctcctactcccggcatgcggttagtacagttcaatccccgatcagcactgccaacaacggccggtccttaatcgacacagacggggctaagacacccaggaaccctgtcctgctgccatacctaaatATCATCATCTTTCCCCGTCCGATCTCAATTTCCATTCATTCTATCTCGAATTCAATAACTCATGTTCTggaatatatatacatactatatctcgcgagtaaccagaaattactcgacttctaaacatcctatatctcacaagtgacaagaaatcactcgacttctaccgagaactattaagcataTCATTACTATCGTCCTATACCCACTAGTTTCAACTCAAgagaacctagggatcatgcaactaagatttcaaacaactcctgaaacgtaatgcacaagtaataaatatatatagtgagtcataatttaa
This genomic interval carries:
- the LOC120675747 gene encoding CBS domain-containing protein CBSCBSPB3-like, encoding MMQKFWNSALALEPPDEDFDSHSDLSLVTPSEAGDGRSSMYPPAVGNSFVFKLRDQNGRLHRFTCGSKSLDELISSIMQRLGIGGDKSTVQLLYEDDEGDKVLLTTDSDLAGAVLNAKSSRLKALKLHIDDSDSKNKVAAQQLSELEPSHGIQLMDVHYGLMTCPPEGRSFIKEESCCHNVEVEHQLCLSHLKTCYVVFIVVADYRSAMCCSFILNLYSCSCN
- the LOC120675128 gene encoding transcription factor HHO5-like, with the protein product MGLDILEIRMGSDLSLDLRYFASKAVQQARDMPASDVDACIRRLEEERGKIEMFRRELPLCARLLAEVIDVMKAEAGTKTKNDRKATEEDGAAGDKSKWMSTVQLWTGDSGREDAESEVQSGSP